In a genomic window of Saccharomyces paradoxus chromosome X, complete sequence:
- the DLS1 gene encoding Dls1p (Subunit of ISW2/yCHRAC chromatin accessibility complex~similar to YJL065C), translating into MSNEASGKETVSTPLYSPKLPVEKVQRIAKNDPEYMDTSDDAFVATAFATEFFIQVLTHESLQKQQQQQQHVPPPSDELTLSYDDISATIVQSSDGHLQFLNDVIPTTRNLRLLVEENRVRYTTSVMPPNEVYSAYVMNDMAPKPNIVEIDLDNDEDDDEDVTDQE; encoded by the coding sequence ATGAGCAATGAGGCTAGCGGTAAAGAAACGGTGTCTACACCTCTGTATTCGCCCAAGTTGCCTGTGGAAAAAGTACAGAGAATAGCCAAGAATGATCCAGAATACATGGACACTTCGGATGACGCATTCGTAGCCACAGCATTTGCTACTGAGTTCTTCATCCAGGTGCTGACCCACGAGTCCCTACAaaaacaacagcaacaacaacagcacGTACCGCCTCCCTCGGATGAACTCACGCTATCATACGATGACATCTCTGCCACAATTGTGCAATCTTCCGACGGTCATTTGcagtttttgaatgatgTGATACCAACGACAAGGAACTTAAGGCTTTtagttgaagaaaacagagTTAGGTACACTACGAGTGTAATGCCCCCTAATGAGGTTTACTCCGCCTATGTTATGAACGACATGGCTCCGAAGCCCAACATTGTCGAGATTGATCTTGATAATGACGAAGACGATGACGAAGACGTTACCGATCAAGAGTAA
- the MRPL8 gene encoding mitochondrial 54S ribosomal protein bL17m (Mitochondrial ribosomal protein of the large subunit~similar to YJL063C), with protein sequence MTVGIARKLSRDKPHRDALLKNLACQLFQHESIVSTHAKCKEASRVAERIITWTKRAVTTSSSVSQAELRSQIQSQLFLAGDNKKLMKRLFNEIAPRYMERPGGYTRVLRLEPRANDSAPQSILELVDSPVISESHAVNRGNLKMWLLIKTVINDDANGLPHNPLTLQNLHKLAKFKPEAQLHGEITLIKQILLKEMSMPYDEALENEKTQALLKEVNSSSLPKKMRKPSSYVMVSRP encoded by the coding sequence ATGACAGTAGGTATTGCTAGGAAACTCTCTAGGGACAAGCCACATAGGGATGCGCTGCTAAAAAACCTTGCGTGCCAGTTGTTTCAGCACGAATCCATTGTGTCAACGCATGCCAAATGTAAAGAAGCTTCCAGGGTTGCAGAACGGATCATTACGTGGACGAAGAGGGCAGTAACGACAAGTAGTAGCGTGTCGCAAGCGGAGTTAAGGTCACAAATCCAGAGTCAATTGTTCTTAGCAGGAGACAACAAAAAGTTGATGAAGCGGTTATTCAACGAGATCGCACCGCGGTACATGGAAAGGCCCGGTGGGTACACACGTGTGCTGCGGTTAGAGCCTAGGGCCAACGACTCAGCGCCGCAATCTATCTTGGAACTAGTCGATTCTCCTGTGATATCCGAATCGCACGCGGTAAACAGGGGCAATTTGAAGATGTGGCTGTTAATCAAAACAGTCATCAACGATGACGCCAACGGCCTACCTCACAACCCGCTTACATTACAGAATCTGCACAAATTGGCGAAGTTTAAGCCAGAAGCGCAGTTGCACGGTGAAATCACGCTCATCAAGCAGATCTTACTCAAGGAAATGTCCATGCCCTATGATGAAGCActtgaaaacgaaaagaCACAGGCACTTTTGAAAGAGGTCaactcttcatcattgcCAAAGAAGATGAGAAAACCCTCCTCTTATGTCATGGTTTCCAGACCTTAA
- the COA3 gene encoding Coa3p (Integral plasma membrane protein~similar to YJL062W), with amino-acid sequence MVLNPSKYQDTRTWKMTPAMIRARKPFFKGNMLGLTLLLGVTGSVYYYTYHFLHKDNDFADVPVPPIDPQELEALKKEYEAKKKT; translated from the coding sequence ATGGTTTTGAATCCCTCCAAGTACCAAGACACCCGCACGTGGAAGATGACACCGGCCATGATCAGGGCCCGTAAACCCTTCTTCAAAGGCAACATGCTCGGTCTCACGCTGCTGCTGGGTGTCACGGGCTCTGTTTACTACTACACATACCATTTTCTACACAAGGACAACGATTTTGCAGATGTGCCCGTTCCGCCCATCGATCCGCAGGAGCTCGAGGCCCTCAAGAAGGAGTACGAGgccaagaagaagacataA
- the LAS21 gene encoding mannose-ethanolamine phosphotransferase LAS21 (Integral plasma membrane protein~similar to YJL062W) → MNLKQFTCLSCAQLLAILLFIFAFFPRKIVLTGIAKQDPDQDRDLQQNRPFQKLVFVIIDALRSDFLFDSQISHFNNVHQWLNTGEAWGYTSFANPPTVTLPRLKSITTGSTPSFIDLLLNVAQDIDSNDLSEHDSWLQQFIQHNNTIRFMGDDTWLKLFPQQWFDFTDPTHSFFVSDFTQVDNNVTRNLPGKLFQEWAQWDVAILHYLGLDHIGHKDGPHSKFMAAKHQEMDSILKSIYDQVLEHENDDDTLICVLGDHGMNELGNHGGSSAGETSAGLLFLSPKLAQFAKPESQVNHTLPINAGPDYDFQYLETVQQIDIVSTIAALFGMPIPMNSVGIIIHDFLQLLPNKLASMKENFMHLWKLSDHHDGVALDELTIDDIYTKMYNIQETLTKSATNYNYPLLALAFFGFLIITAIAVYGLQRYSGPNFWQLRISSFSVLLLSIILGISTFASSFIEEEHQLWWWIVTASSVVPLFAYQLNVFIIVRWVIMMACVRLIKFWNNSGQKFIYSNVMSNILNQNPFWKWCLNMLTFLALIMASARSQALHFIVTTILVGLCFTYKISWEIVNGNQAEIPPFMHDLLMKIDFVPTENNLIVLARVFFQAWAIVVISRLVLTKLKVLNKNYLIEDMKVYITILLILQTSSQNIGQFIVFQILESQICYFFENLPTSSLTSPTKIYLSNLVSLILQNFTFFQFGGTNSISTIDLGNAYHGVSSDYNIYVVGILMSVANFAPAIYWSMLPWSINYGSISSQAKLQTFIRSKLPAFTYHCIFGTCLMTACIFLRFHLFIWSVFSPKLCYFLGWNFVMGLLNGWLPELTVLFALD, encoded by the coding sequence ATGAACTTGAAGCAGTTCACGTGTCTATCATGCGCTCAACTACTCGCTATTTTGCTCTTCATATTTGCCTTTTTTCCTAGAAAAATCGTGCTGACAGGTATAGCAAAGCAGGATCCGGACCAAGATCGTGATCTCCAGCAAAACAGGCCTTTTCAGAAATTGGTGTTTGTGATTATTGACGCTCTCAGATCGgactttctttttgattctCAGATATCCCATTTCAACAACGTGCACCAATGGCTCAATACGGGCGAAGCATGGGGTTACACGTCGTTCGCCAATCCGCCCACCGTGACGCTGCCTAGACTCAAAAGTATTACTACAGGATCTACTCCTAGTTTCATAGATTTGCTGCTGAATGTAGCGCAGGACATAGACTCCAACGATCTTTCGGAACACGACTCCTGGCTGCAGCAGTTCATCCAGCATAATAACACAATTCGCTTCATGGGCGATGACACCTGGCTGAAACTGTTCCCACAGCAATGGTTTGATTTCACTGACCCGACACATTCCTTTTTTGTGAGTGATTTCACTCAAGTCGATAACAATGTGACGAGGAATTTGCCCGGGAAGTTATTTCAGGAATGGGCCCAGTGGGACGTGGCTATTCTACATTACTTGGGTCTTGACCATATTGGTCATAAAGATGGGCCGCACTCGAAGTTTATGGCCGCGAAACACCAAGAAATGGACAGCATCCTGAAGTCTATATATGACCAAGTGCTGGAACATGAAAATGACGACGATACATTGATTTGTGTTCTTGGCGACCATGGCATGAACGAATTGGGTAACCATGGTGGCTCTTCAGCTGGGGAAACATCAGCAGGGTTGTTATTCTTGTCACCTAAGTTAGCTCAGTTCGCTAAGCCAGAATCGCAGGTAAACCACACGTTGCCCATCAATGCTGGCCCGGACTACGATTTCCAGTATTTAGAGACTGTTCAACAAATTGACATCGTCTCCACCATAGCAGCCCTGTTTGGTATGCCAATACCCATGAATAGTGTTGGGATCATCATACATGACTTCCTACAATTGCTGCCTAATAAGCTGGCAAGTATGAAAGAGAATTTCATGCATTTGTGGAAATTATCTGACCACCACGACGGCGTTGCTCTCGACGAGTTAACTATTGATGATATTTATACAAAGATGTACAATATTCAAGAAACATTAACCAAGTCTGCAACAAATTATAATTATCCACTTTTGGCATTAGCTTTTTTCGGTTTCCTTATCATAACAGCTATTGCCGTTTATGGATTACAACGTTATTCTGGACCTAATTTTTGGCAATTGCGCATTTCCTccttttctgttttgttACTTTCCATTATACTGGGTATTTCCACATTCGCAAGCAGTTTCATTGAAGAGGAACACCAATTGTGGTGGTGGATAGTAACTGCATCCTCGGTAGTTCCTCTCTTCGCATACCAATTGAATGTATTTATAATTGTACGTTGGGTTATAATGATGGCATGTGTTCGTTTGATCAAGTTTTGGAATAATAGTGGCCAGAAATTCATATATTCTAATGTTATGTCTAATATACTTAATCAGAACCCTTTCTGGAAGTGGTGTTTGAATATGTTGACATTTCTAGCGCTGATAATGGCGTCTGCTCGGTCTCAAGCACTACATTTCATTGTCACCACTATCTTAGTCGGGTTGTGTTTCACGTACAAAATCTCATGGGAAATTGTCAATGGCAACCAGGCTGAAATACCGCCCTTTATGCATgatttattgatgaagatagACTTTGTCCCGACTGAAAATAACTTAATTGTACTTGCACGCGTTTTCTTCCAAGCTTGGGCCATTGTTGTCATTTCAAGATTGGTTTTGACGAAATTAAAAGTACTAAACAAAAACTATCTTATTGAAGATATGAAAGTATACATAACAATACTTTTGATTTTACAAACTTCATCTCAAAATATCGGTCAATTTAtcgttttccaaattttaGAGTCCCaaatttgttattttttcgAAAATCTTCCAACTTCTTCGTTAACGTCACCAACTAAGATTTATCTGTCAAACCTAGTCTCCttaattttacaaaattttacttttttccaattcgGCGGTACAAATTCTATTTCTACTATAGATCTCGGAAACGCATACCATGGTGTTTCTTCAGACTACAACATCTACGTAGTGGGAATATTAATGTCCGTTGCAAATTTCGCGCCGGCAATATACTGGTCCATGCTACCGTGGTCAATAAACTATGGCTCCATTTCATCACAAGCTAAATTGCAAACTTTTATCAGAAGCAAATTACCTGCCTTTACCTATCACTGCATCTTTGGAACTTGTTTGATGACGGCATGTATCTTTTTAAGATTCCatctttttatttggtCCGTTTTCAGTCCAAAATTATgttattttcttgggtGGAATTTTGTTATGGGTTTGCTGAATGGGTGGTTACCTGAACTGACCGTTCTCTTCGCTCTTGATTAG
- the NUP82 gene encoding linker nucleoporin NUP82 (Linker nucleoporin component of the nuclear pore complex (NPC)~similar to YJL061W): MSQSNSLAASPIFKASLSASQSPRYIFSSQNGTRIVFIQDNIIRWCNMLTDSLYHSLNFSRHLVLDDTFHVISSISGDLLCFFSHQEIFVMEVPWGYSNIEDVSMQEVFQIFYYSIDEIEVGPKSLIKKVLFHPKGYRDSCIVVLKEDDTITMFNILDQQEKPIILNKPSNSFGLDARVNDIADLEFSKDGLTLYCLNTTEGGDIFAFYPFLPSVLLLNEKDLSWILKKSLVMYESLDSTTDVTVKRNIIKQLQFVSKIHENWDSKLGKVDIQKEYRFVKMQGPFTINPFPTELYDFTATNIATIPIDHGENELVCVSFDDGSLVLLFKDLEMTMSWDVDNYVYNDSLVLIERIKIQREIKFLKALPEQLGKLYIFSENFLQQVNSTNWTSTLSKCINESDLNPLAGLKFESKLEDIATIEGIPNLAYINWDDQSNLALMSNKKLTFQIITNDQKVQSALVETDTCIEKSDMVRDIYKVSFTQPINEILILNENFQKICISPCEQIISSADRQIPLKNEASENQLEIFTDVSKEFLQKIVKAQTLGVSIYNRIHEQQFELTRQLQSTCKIISKDVDLRKKFEVQNKKWDAQASRQSELMKRFSKLTKKLSQIAESNKFKEKKMSHGEMEWFKEIRNQILQFNCFVHSQKSLQQDLSYLKSELTRIEAETIKADKKSQDEWDELRKMLETDSKIIKECNEELLHVSQQLTTKTQ; this comes from the coding sequence ATGTCCCAATCCAATAGCTTAGCTGCATCTCCCATTTTCAAAGCATCGCTTTCAGCAAGCCAATCTCCACGTTATATTTTTAGTTCTCAGAATGGCACAAGAATTGTTTTCATTCAAGATAACATAATAAGGTGGTGCAATATGCTCACTGATTCACTTTACCACAGTTTGAACTTTAGTCGTCACCTGGTCTTGGATGATACTTTCCATGTAATATCTAGTATCTCTGGTGACTTACTGTGTTTTTTCAGtcatcaagaaatttttgtaaTGGAAGTTCCCTGGGGCTATTCCAACATTGAAGACGTTTCCATGCAAGAAGtattccaaattttctaCTACtcaattgatgaaattgaagttgGCCCGAAATCACTTATCAAGAAAGTTTTATTTCATCCAAAGGGTTACCGTGATTCTTGTATAGTGGTCTTAAAAGAGGATGACACTATCACGATGTTTAACATTCTCGATCAACAAGAAAAGCCTATCATTTTGAACAAACCTAGTAACTCCTTTGGTTTAGACGCACGCGTTAACGACATCGCAGATTTAGAATTCAGTAAGGATGGATTGACGTTGTATTGTCTAAACACTACAGAAGGTGGTGACATCTTTGCATTTTATCCATTTTTACCGTCAGTGTTACTgttaaatgaaaaagatcTCAGCTggattttaaaaaaatctctAGTAATGTACGAGTCCCTCGATTCCACAACGGATGTTACagtcaaaagaaatattattaaaCAATTGCAGTTTGTGTCAAAAATTCATGAAAATTGGGATTCAAAACTTGGTAAAGTCGACATTCAAAAGGAATATCGTTTTGTCAAAATGCAAGGACCATTCACCATAAATCCTTTTCCTACCGAGTTGTATGACTTTACTGCCACAAATATCGCAACCATACCAATTGACCATGGGGAAAATGAACTTGTTTGTGTCAGTTTTGATGATGGATCTTTAGTCTTGCTATTCAAAGATTTAGAAATGACAATGTCGTGGGATGTGGACAATTATGTCTATAATGATTCATTGGTTCTAATTGAACGAATCAAAATACAAAGAGAAATCAAGTTCCTGAAAGCATTACCTGAACAGTTAGGAAAATTGTATATCTTTTCCGAAAATTTTCTACAACAAGTAAATTCCACAAACTGGACTTCTACACTGAGCAAATGTATTAATGAATCAGATCTGAATCCACTTGCAGGTCtgaaatttgaaagtaAACTTGAAGATATTGCTACCATAGAAGGCATTCCAAACCTAGCCTATATCAACTGGGATGATCAATCAAACTTAGCTTTGATGTCGAATAAGAAACTAACCTTTCAAATTATAACAAACGATCAAAAAGTGCAAAGCGCTCTAGTTGAAACAGACACATGTATAGAGAAGAGTGACATGGTGAGAGATATTTATAAGGTAAGTTTCACACAACCCATAAATGAGATTCTGATTTTGAACGAAAacttccaaaaaatttgcatAAGTCCATGTGAACAAATCATCTCATCTGCGGATCGTCAAATACCTTTGAAAAACGAAGCTAGTGAAAACCAGTTGGAAATTTTCACGGATGTTTCTAAAgaatttttacaaaaaattgtcaaagCTCAAACCTTAGGTGTCTCTATCTACAACAGAATTCATGAGCAGCAATTCGAATTGACGCGTCAATTACAATCTACATGCAAAATAATTTCTAAGGATGTTGATTTACGGAAAAAATTCGAAGTacaaaataagaaatgGGATGCACAAGCAAGCAGACAGTCAGAATTAATGAAGAGATTTAGCAAACTGACCAAAAAGCTTTCTCAAATTGCCGAATCCaataaattcaaagaaaaaaaaatgagcCATGGTGAGATGGAATGGTTCAAAGAGATACGAAACCAAATATTGCAATTTAACTGCTTTGTTCATTCTCAAAAATCCCTTCAGCAAGATTTATCGTATTTGAAGAGTGAACTAACTCGTATTGAGGCTGAGACTATCAAGGCCGATAAAAAGAGTCAAGACGAATGGGATGAGTTACGCAAGATGCTTGAAAcagattcaaaaattattaaagaGTGCAACGAAGAATTGCTGCATGTTTCTCAGCAACTCACTACTAAGACTCAATGA
- the BNA3 gene encoding kynurenine--oxoglutarate transaminase (Kynurenine aminotransferase~similar to YJL060W) produces MKKSFVRQFTNLMSTSKPKVVANKYFTSNTAKDVWSLTNEAAAKATNNSKNQGRELINLGQGFFSYSPPQFAIKEAQKALDIPLVNQYSPTRGRPSLINSLIKLYSPIYNTELKAENVTVTTGANEGILSCLMGLLNAGDEVIVFEPFFDQYIPNIELCGGKVVYVPINPPKELDQRNTKGEEWTIDFEQFEKAITSKTKAVIINTPHNPIGKVFTREELTTLGNICVKHNVVIISDEVYEHLYFTDSFTRIATLSPEIGQLTLTVGSAGKSFAATGWRIGWVLSLNAELLSYAAKAHTRICFASPSPLQEACANSINDALKIGYFEKMRLEYINKFKIFTSIFDELGLPYTAPEGTYFVLVDFSKVKIPEDYPYPEEILNKGKDFRISHWLINELGVVAIPPTEFYIKEHEKAAENLLRFAVCKDDSYLEKAVERLRLLKDYL; encoded by the coding sequence atgaaaaaaagcttCGTCCGTCAATTTACGAACCTAATGTCTACTTCAAAACCGAAAGTTGTTGCCAACAAATATTTCACTTCTAACACGGCCAAAGATGTCTGGTCACTGACCAATGAGGCCGCTGCAAAAGCTACCAATAACTCAAAGAACCAAGGTCGTGAACTAATAAACTTGGGACAGggctttttttcatattccCCTCCTCAATTCGCTATCAAGGAAGCTCAGAAAGCCTTAGATATTCCATTAGTTAATCAATACTCTCCGACTAGAGGTCGGCCATCATTAATTAACTCGTTGATTAAATTGTATTCCCCCATTTATAATACAGAATTGAAAGCGGAAAATGTTACCGTTACCACAGGTGCCAATGAAGGTATACTTTCTTGTTTGATGGGGCTTTTGAATGCTGGCGACGAagttattgtttttgagCCATTTTTTGACCAATATATTCCTAATATTGAACTTTGTGGCGGTAAAGTCGTTTATGTCCCCATCAATCCTCCGAAGGAATTGGACCAAAGGAATACCAAGGGTGAAGAATGGACCATTGActttgaacaatttgaaaaagcaatcACGTCCAAGACAAAAGCAGTCATTATCAATACTCCTCACAACCCAATTGGTAAAGTTTTCACCCGTGAGGAACTAACCACTTTAGGCAACATTTGTGTTAAGCACAATGTTGTGATTATTTCAGATGAAGTCTATGAGCACCTTTACTTCACTGATTCTTTTACTAGAATTGCTACACTCTCTCCAGAAATTGGGCAATTAACCTTGACCGTCGGTTCTGCTGGTAAGTCATTTGCTGCTACTGGTTGGAGAATTGGTTGGGTCTTATCCTTGAACGCAGAGTTGTTGAGCTACGCAGCTAAGGCGCATACAAGAATTTGTTTTGCATCTCCATCCCCATTACAGGAAGCATGTGCAAACTCTATCAACGATGCTTTGAAAATTGGGTACTTCGAAAAAATGAGACTGGAATAcatcaacaaattcaagatttttacatcaatttttgatgaattggGACTACCATACACGGCTCCCGAGGGTACATATTTTGTCCTGGTTGATTTCTCCAAAGTCAAAATCCCTGAGGACTACCCATATCCAGAAGAGATCTTGAATAAGGGAAAAGATTTCCGTATTTCTCATTGGTTAATTAATGAATTAGGTGTGGTTGCCATTCCTCCCACTGAATTTTATATCAAAGAGCACGAAAAGGCTGCTGAGAATTTATTAAGGTTTGCAGTCTGTAAAGATGATTCTTATCTAGAAAAGGCTGTGGAAAGATTAAGACTACTCAAAGACTACTTATAA
- the YHC3 gene encoding amino acid transporter YHC3 (Protein required for the ATP-dependent transport of arginine~similar to YJL059W), whose product MSDKSREVYCYFWLFGLINNVLYVVILSAAVDIVGPTLPKSLVLLADIFPSLTIKLCSPFFIDRIKYSYRIWSLITMSCLGMFLVSFKNLFVCLLGISFASISSGFGEVTFLQLTHYYKQISLNGWSSGTGGAGVLGGASYMILTSIFKVPVKLTLLLFSVLPFAFLFYFKLDSNNVNLTYQSVQIDEAEDDLLVPFPVAFTHTNASQSLYSTRQHILQTFKRLRRLVFPYMLPLTTVYLFEYLINQAVSPTLLFPINGDERSKSMPFFFHKYRDIYVTYGTLYQLGVFISRSFGHLIRMRGLYILAFLQGINLCMTVLQSWFYVTHSPWVVMILIFYEGFLGGASYVNTFLNILEKEDPEETEFSMGAVSIADSFGVFLAALLGLGLEPKLCEHQIADNRPWCRLE is encoded by the coding sequence ATGAGTGATAAATCTCGCGAGGTATATTGCTACTTTTGGCTCTTTGGTCTGATCAATAATGTGCTTTATGTGGTGATACTTTCCGCAGCCGTTGATATCGTGGGTCCTACGTTACCTAAATCTTTGGTATTACTAGCAGATATATTCCCATCACTGACCATTAAATTGTGTTCTCCATTCTTTATTGATAGAATCAAGTACAGCTATAGAATATGGTCTTTGATCACGATGAGTTGCTTAGGAATGTTCttagtttcttttaaaaacttGTTTGTCTGTCTCTTAGGAATATCTTTCGCATCTATATCTTCGGGATTTGGAGAAGTGACATTCCTACAATTAACACATTATTATAaacaaatttctttaaatggGTGGTCATCAGGTACTGGTGGCGCAGGAGTTCTCGGAGGAGCATCTTACATGATCTTAACTTCAATCTTTAAAGTTCCAGTGAAGTTAACTTTGCTGTTATTTAGTGTCCTCCCATTTGCATTTCTATTTTACTTCAAATTAGATTCCAACAACGTCAACCTGACCTACCAGAGTGTTCAAATCGACGAAGCAGAGGATGACCTCTTGGTGCCCTTTCCCGTCGCCTTTACACACACTAACGCTTCCCAATCCCTGTATTCCACAAGGCAGCACATTTTGCAAACGTTCAAGAGACTCCGAAGATTAGTTTTTCCATACATGCTTCCATTGACCACCGTCTATTTGTTCGAATATTTAATAAATCAAGCAGTATCTCCGACCTTATTATTTCCAATTAATGGCGATGAGAGAAGTAAGTCGatgccatttttcttccataaATACAGAGATATATATGTAACTTATGGAACGCTCTACCAATTAGGTGTCTTTATATCGAGATCGTTTGGACATCTTATAAGAATGAGGGGTTTATACATCTTAGCGTTCTTACAAGGTATAAATTTATGCATGACAGTGCTGCAATCATGGTTCTATGTCACACATTCGCCCTGGGTGGTAATGATTCTAATATTCTATGAGGGTTTTCTTGGCGGTGCATCATATGTCAACacatttttaaatattctCGAAAAGGAGGATCCTGAAGAAACAGAGTTTTCCATGGGTGCCGTGTCTATTGCTGATTCGTTTGGCGTGTTTTTGGCTGCATTACTTGGTTTGGGGCTAGAGCCTAAACTTTGTGAGCACCAAATTGCCGACAATAGACCTTGGTGTAGGCTGGAATAA
- the BIT61 gene encoding Bit61p (Subunit of TORC2 membrane-associated complex~similar to YJL058C) → MIAEGPLPRETTTTTQHPINTEQYLNVQSATAPIKNFPTTSEISRQTLVDTTRDDVYSIKNLKGSRNPISPSVSNVGFQSIFQTVDHPRSKLSVASNHSLRSNDEASAVTPNSNSSQIGESQSVKMVECSNNLSKKLSSDAISITQKSLHSTPSGRYIKGKASGFFKRRNRAHTTISSDPASFLTDSSTLHNSSHSFRNVIKNFFQNKSHRHIGQDTIEPAIPNSLSKFLHSSYGRHKSPSQFIHTNAGQLVDSGTSVYSLNVNPSGVNPNIIVEDPLSGADPSSPNPVSMLHDLLRNLPSLEANYKHFNSQELTTLTNNIWNIFCSNVAELFRTQRIWKLRAKIENFNEVLEFYCILKTDPRVTNSGMNRIIGDLKEFLVGSLYNLENQIVFNYSNEDTINNALKRLGVIWRIFYQEVYYDLAAVLLPLDQSIREDGNSTVLKSGNESRTNIAGKYSIGFLLLMCFRDSIVLPCYENFVNSHDGISKSFQLYIFNQEEESNVTEIDKLTLLQCFGILSTIQSNDRNQRIVDELLTGIRMSI, encoded by the coding sequence ATGATAGCAGAAGGTCCACTCCCTCGAGAAACAACTACTACAACGCAACACCCTATCAATACCGAACAATACCTTAATGTACAATCAGCAACAGCcccaataaaaaattttcctaCGACAAGTGAGATTAGCCGTCAAACTCTTGTGGACACAACAAGGGATGACGTTTACTCCATCAAGAATTTGAAAGGCTCGAGGAACCCAATCAGTCCCAGTGTTTCTAACGTTGGCTTCCAATCCATATTCCAAACAGTAGATCATCCTCGATCCAAGTTGAGTGTGGCCTCAAATCATTCCTTGAGAAGCAATGATGAAGCCTCAGCCGTAACACCTAATTCAAACTCTTCTCAGATTGGGGAATCCCAAAGCGTTAAAATGGTGGAGTGCTCGAACAATCTATCCAAAAAGTTATCCTCCGATGCAATATCTATTACTCAGAAAAGTTTACACTCAACGCCATCCGGCAGgtatataaaaggaaaggcTTCTGGTTTTTTTAAAAGGAGGAACAGGGCACATACAACCATTTCATCAGATCCTGCTTCGTTTTTGACAGATTCCAGCACCTTGCATAATAGTTCACATTCATTTCGCAACGTAATTAAGaactttttccaaaacaAAAGCCACAGGCACATTGGTCAAGATACCATAGAACCTGCAATTCCAAATTCGTTAAGTAAATTTCTGCATTCTTCTTATGGAAGACATAAATCTCCGTCACAATTCATTCATACCAATGCAGGGCAGCTTGTGGACTCAGGAACTTCTGTGTATTCATTGAATGTTAATCCATCTGGTGTCAATCCCAATATAATTGTCGAGGATCCGCTATCTGGGGCGGATCCTTCCTCACCAAATCCTGTCTCAATGTTGCACGATCTTTTAAGGAACTTACCATCTCTCGAAGCTAATTATAAACACTTCAACTCTCAAGAATTGACAACACTTACGAATAATATTTGGAATATATTCTGTAGTAACGTAGCAGAATTATTCAGGACACAAAGAATATGGAAACTCAGGGccaaaatagaaaatttcaacGAAGTTTTAGAATTTTACTGCATTTTAAAAACAGATCCAAGAGTCACCAATAGCGGCATGAATAGAATCATCGGcgatttgaaagaatttttaGTTGGCTCCCTATACAATTTGGAAAATCAAATTGTTTTCAACTATTCCAATGAAGACACAATAAATAATGCATTAAAAAGATTAGGTGTTATATGGCGGATATTTTACCAAGAAGTATATTATGATTTGGCTGCTGTGTTGTTACCGTTGGATCAGAGTATCAGAGAGGATGGTAATTCTACGGTATTGAAATCAGGCAATGAAAGTCGGACAAACATTGCTGGTAAGTATTCCATTGGGTTTCTTTTGCTTATGTGCTTTAGAGATTCAATAGTGTTACCTTGTTATGAAAACTTCGTGAATAGTCACGATGGTATCAGCAAAAGTTTTCaactttatatttttaatcaagaggaagaaagtAATGTTACTGAAATAGATAAATTGACATTGCTGCAATGTTTTGGCATATTAAGCACCATTCAAAGTAACGATAGAAACCAACGAattgttgatgaattaTTGACGGGTATTAGAATGAGTATATAG